In Carettochelys insculpta isolate YL-2023 chromosome 21, ASM3395843v1, whole genome shotgun sequence, a single genomic region encodes these proteins:
- the COQ4 gene encoding ubiquinone biosynthesis protein COQ4 homolog, mitochondrial, with translation MSQRGCAGVECARGFLAVGEGEASVQASCGTGPVDPAARMRTCGPGWLRGLRRLGLGSPASLGQGYRLPHTERTVTADEHVDEERYYQLYPGHIPTTQLQKALLAAGSAFMALYNPYRHDMVAVLGETTGSTALRNLRDRMRHDPEGYRILQERPRIRLSTLDITGLRGLPDGTFGREYVRFLDSNKVSPDTRMAAKFVDDEELAYVIQRYREVHDLMHTLLGMPTNMLGEVVVKWFEAVQTGLPMCILGAVFGPLRLSARKLQILTTELIPWAVQSGRNASCILNFYYETRWEQTVASLREEIGILHPPTI, from the exons CCGGAGTCGAGTGCGCACGTGGTTTCCTGGCGGTCGGAGAAGGAGAAGCCTCTGTTCAGGCCAGCTGCGGCACCGGTCCCGTTGACCCTGCTGCGAGGATGCGGACCTGCGGGCCGGGCTGGCTGCGCGGCCTGCGGCGCCTGGGCCTGGGTTCGCCGGCCTCCTTAG GCCAGGGATATCGACTACCCCACACTGAGCGGACAGTGACTGCAGATGAGCATGTGGATGAAGAGAGGTATTACCAGCTGTATCCAGGGCACATCCCCACCACCCAGCTGCAGAAAGCACTTTTGGCTGCTGGCTCAGCATTTATGGCTCTCTACAACCCCTATCGGCACG ATATGGTGGCAGTCCTTGGGGAGACAACTGGTTCTACAGCCCTGCGGAACCTGAGGGACAGAATGAGGCACGACCCTGAAGGTTATCGGATCCTACA AGAGCGGCCTCGCATCCGGCTTTCCACCCTGGACATAACTGGGCTCCGGGGGCTGCCAGATGGAACGTTTGGCCGAGAATACGTCCGGTTTTTAGACAGCAAT AAGGTCTCTCCGGACACCAGGATGGCAGCCAAGTTTGTTGACGACGAGGAGCTGGCGTATGTGATCCAGCGGTACCGTGAGGTCCATGACTTGATGCACACTCTCCTCGGCATGCCCACCAACATGCTTG GGGAGGTTGTGGTGAAGTGGTTCGAAGCCGTTCAGACTGGCCTGCCAATGTGCATCCTGGGAGCAGTGTTTGGCCCACTTCGTCTCAGTGCCCG GAAGTTGCAGATCCTGACCACCGAGCTTATTCCCTGGGCAGTTCAGAGTGGCCGCAATGCCAGTTGTATCCTGAATTTCTATTATGAGACGCGCTGGGAGCAGACAGTGGCGTCTCTGAGGGAGGAGATTGGAATCTTACATCCCCCTACTATCTGA